The DNA region GACATGGCTTCATTTCGTCGCCATTTCCGAATGGGCTTCATGACTATGCCAGCCTCTCAGGAGCGGGCCCCTCTCCCATGTGCCAGTGCCATGGCCCCTCGGTCTCTTTCCTGTCACTCAGTGGGCAGTGCACCAGAGGATAGTGGAAATGAAGGGGGTCCTCCAGGTAGGAGACCCCCTGCTAAGCCCAAGAGGAACCCCAGCACAAAACTCAGCCTTGGTGGAGAGGGAAGGACAGGAGAGGAACGTAGgatcaggaaggaaggtaagagctAATGTTGACGGGAACCATGAGAGTCCTAccatcgctcctatcctttatgtTCAGTCATTGGCTTCCACCTTTGTTTGACCTGACTCATTTTTTTTATAGGGTCCCTAAAAAGTGCCTCTGACATGCGCCGGATGCCCCCACAGAAGCCGCAGCGCAGCCCTCACACCCATCTCTCTGCCTCCTTTGATGAGGCCTATGCGAACCGGCCTGCCTCAACATCTGCCATTCTCACTTCCAGCACCCGCGCCTCTTCACCCTCTCCAGAAGAACCTGTGTACATTGAGATGGTAGGCAATGCATCTCGGAGACCTCCTCCCCCACCCACCCCGGCACCACCAGAAGAGGAGTCCGATGGGGAAGAAGAGGCAATTTATGAGGAAATGAAATACCCCCTTCATGAGGAGCAGCCATCTCATCTGCGACATCCTCATCGCCACCGACTTCCACCACCTAGGACTCCGGAGGTTGACATCCCTCCACCTTTTCCTAATCTCCTACAGCATCGACCTCCCCTCCTCGGGGCACCGTCTGGAAAGGGCCAAAAAGTTACAAAGCCTTCACAACTCGCCTCATCATCTAAGCTGCCAGTTCCCCATAAGGAGATACCAAGCGCAGCCTCCTCATCATCCATTCATCTCCCTCCATCTGGTCGTGCCCGCAGTCACTCAACACCATTGCCCCCACAGGCCTCTACCCAGCGCAGACCAGAGTCTGAAACCCCAAGAGGATCAACATGCTCACAGGAAAAAGGGGCTTCGATGTTACCCATTCCCCATGGACATAATCGGGACAAGGCCCTTTCTTATACCATGGTGTATTCTTCCGTCAAAGTGACTCATTCTCTCCTACCGGCCTCACAGGTTGAGGAAAAAACCGAGAGGGAAATCTCAGTCTTGGCTGGACTTATCTGCCCAGCATCCCGTGTGGCGGGCACACAACTCCCAAGCCGTCCTCCTTCAGCACACCTCCATCAGGTCCAAGGGGAGCAGGCTTCTCCTGCCGTCTGGACATACCCTACGGGCAAGAGACCACCAGCATATGAGACCAGCATAAAGGGCTCAAGAACACCGGTCATTCAGGCATCCGAATCACGTATAGGTGGTGGGGCGGGTGCAGCGGAGGAGGAGAGGCCCAGCTCTGCATGGGATCTACAGAGAAGGATGTCATGTGGGCGGCGAAGCCAACTTGGGGAACGTAAGTCCACAATTAAAACATAAGGTTTCTTCTTCCAGGGGCCATCATAGAGACACCTGGTGTAGACGTAACTGTCCTTCTCTTCCCAGCATTGACCGATGGGCCCCGTGTTTGGAACGGGAATCCAGGAAGACCAGAGAAGGCCAGTCACGGGACCGCTGTATCTGGGATCCCTGTTCGCAGCCAGCAAAGCTTGGACAGTTCGCTTGCCCGCGGGGTAGCACGGACTGGTCTTCCAGTGCCATGTCAAACCTTCCCAGCATGTCATAGGAGTACAGGTAGggttgttaaaggggtcctccgctgctcagcgttcaaagcaaaatgttccaaacgtttAGATCCGGCGCCAGAGACTCGGGATgtcatccccccaccccccttttgcCGTCACAcccttcccctcaatgcaagtctactggaggaggcgtggtggccgctgcgccccctcccatagacatgcattgaaggGGATTGGCattacgtcatgagggggcaggcaaTGACATCACGAGTCCCCGTGATGTCAAGTCACCGTATTGATACCTCCACCCTGAaccagacactacaccaataTCTCCACCTTGAaccagacactacaccaataTCTCCATCCTGAACCAGACCCTACACCAATACATCCACCCTGAACCAGACCCTACACCAATACCTCCACCCTGTaccagacactacaccaatacatccaccctgaaccagacaatacaccaatacatccaccctgtaccagacactacaccaataCATCCACCCTGAACCAAACAATACACCAATACATCCACCCTGAaccagacactacaccaataCATCCATCATGTACCAGTCTCTACACCAATACCTCCACTCTGAACCAGACACTACACCAAAACCTCCACCCTGAACCAGACAATAGACCAATATCTCTACCCTGAACCAGACACTACACAATACCTCCACCCTGAACCAGTCACTACACCAATATCTCCACCCTGAACCAaccagacactacaccaatacatccaccctgaaccagacactacaccaataCATGCACCCTGAATCAGACACTACACCAATATCTCCACCCTGAaccagacactacaccaatacatccaccctgaaccagacattacaccaatacatccaccatgtaccagacactacaccaataCATCCACCCTGAACCAGACAATACAACAATACATCCAACCTGTaccagacactacaccaataCATCCACCCTGAACCAGACAATACACCAATATCTCCACCCTGAACcagacactacaccaacacatccACCCTGTaccagacactacaccaatacatccaccctgtaccagacactacaccaatacatccaccctgaaccagacactacaccaatacatccaccctgaaccagacactacaccaatacatccaccctgaaccagacactacaccaatacatccaccctgaaccagacactacaccaatacatccaccctgaaccagacactacaccaataCATCCACCCTGAACCAGACAATACAACAATACATCCACCCTGTACCAGACACTACACCATTACATCCACCCTGTACcagacactacaccaacacatccaccctgaaccagacactacaccaatacatccaccctgaaccagacac from Hyla sarda isolate aHylSar1 unplaced genomic scaffold, aHylSar1.hap1 scaffold_59, whole genome shotgun sequence includes:
- the NYAP1 gene encoding neuronal tyrosine-phosphorylated phosphoinositide-3-kinase adapter 1, with translation MTPSSSDTVTFLGIEKAGAMNLLYRKSRVEWRQKEEEPKKSSGKVRDMASFRRHFRMGFMTMPASQERAPLPCASAMAPRSLSCHSVGSAPEDSGNEGGPPGRRPPAKPKRNPSTKLSLGGEGRTGEERRIRKEGSLKSASDMRRMPPQKPQRSPHTHLSASFDEAYANRPASTSAILTSSTRASSPSPEEPVYIEMVGNASRRPPPPPTPAPPEEESDGEEEAIYEEMKYPLHEEQPSHLRHPHRHRLPPPRTPEVDIPPPFPNLLQHRPPLLGAPSGKGQKVTKPSQLASSSKLPVPHKEIPSAASSSSIHLPPSGRARSHSTPLPPQASTQRRPESETPRGSTCSQEKGASMLPIPHGHNRDKALSYTMVYSSVKVTHSLLPASQVEEKTEREISVLAGLICPASRVAGTQLPSRPPSAHLHQVQGEQASPAVWTYPTGKRPPAYETSIKGSRTPVIQASESRIGGGAGAAEEERPSSAWDLQRRMSCGRRSQLGEPLTDGPRVWNGNPGRPEKASHGTAVSGIPVRSQQSLDSSLARGVARTGLPVPCQTFPACHRSTDFGGGYRLGRSASTSGVRHTSTHRQNQAVLSPTPTLPSGGRERDGKLQEVIERKRFLCHEIKSRQPRAERGLCKQESLPILPSWRRGSEVRKGGTPPCHRQQAVLWDTAI